In Candidatus Nitronauta litoralis, one DNA window encodes the following:
- a CDS encoding HDOD domain-containing protein: MAISVYDMVGNWACSPPVIYQEIQKIIEDPDSSFEDFSRVINADPNLGSQLLKLANSAYYGLSNSVDTITHALSIVGMEQLSDLVFSIVVINQFQGIPKKLMDIESFWQHSLATGVAARNIAAQVDKTAAERYYLAGMLHDIGTLVVCKAEPELAAKIFENVQETGGPLCDEEAKLLEFDHTAMASVLLKGWKLPSALVEGVAYHHQPALATEHPDIAAAIHVADIIAHELELGSNGEPVPPPLYEPALKVLRMDREFIEDLKPKIVEQTEEIFSIFRK, from the coding sequence ATGGCAATCAGCGTGTATGACATGGTAGGTAACTGGGCCTGTTCTCCACCCGTTATATATCAGGAAATTCAAAAGATCATAGAAGATCCGGACTCTTCTTTCGAGGATTTCAGCCGGGTGATCAATGCCGATCCCAACCTGGGCTCGCAACTGCTCAAACTTGCCAACAGTGCCTACTACGGACTGAGCAACAGTGTCGACACGATCACCCATGCACTCAGTATTGTCGGAATGGAGCAGTTGAGTGATCTTGTATTTTCAATTGTTGTCATCAACCAGTTTCAGGGTATTCCCAAGAAGCTGATGGATATCGAAAGTTTCTGGCAGCACAGCCTGGCAACGGGAGTGGCGGCGCGAAATATTGCGGCCCAGGTCGATAAAACGGCTGCCGAGCGCTACTATCTCGCCGGAATGTTGCACGATATTGGAACTCTGGTGGTGTGTAAGGCAGAACCGGAACTTGCAGCAAAGATTTTTGAAAATGTCCAGGAAACCGGCGGACCCCTCTGCGATGAGGAAGCAAAGCTGTTGGAGTTCGATCATACTGCGATGGCCAGCGTGTTGCTGAAGGGCTGGAAACTCCCTTCCGCTTTGGTTGAAGGAGTTGCGTATCACCATCAACCCGCTCTTGCTACAGAGCATCCTGATATTGCGGCAGCCATTCATGTAGCGGATATCATTGCGCATGAGCTGGAACTTGGAAGCAATGGCGAGCCTGTGCCACCACCTTTATACGAACCGGCTTTAAAAGTATTGAGAATGGACCGCGAATTTATTGAAGACCTCAAACCAAAAATAGTCGAGCAGACCGAAGAAATTTTCTCGATCTTCAGAAAGTAG
- a CDS encoding lipid A deacylase LpxR family protein, producing MIPVPVFKPSRGVEEVGNWFFRNIFILSLLFFSLALILILTSHSRAEDSTLISCSDDKGVFNIIAENDLWGNGTDKHFTHGTRFSYATPNVSGLCKEEDPGLWEKARGVVQDLVPKVLELEKSRFSFVLGQSIFTPENIRIPSLILNDRPYAGWLYIGFGFLAERPGVFGGDAFDTFEADIGVVGPASLAEYIQEGWHDVINTTDPEGWGNQLENEPGFLLTYERKWRFYKSDPQAAGLQLDFMPHAGVALGNVFTYGAVGATARIGMHLEADYGAPRIRPGVQGSDFFDRPKGAFGWYVFAGVEGRVVGRNVFLDGNTFESSHSVGKNTFVGDLQVGLVVTFREFRLAFTNIFRTDEFAGQNESDEFGAISASFRF from the coding sequence GTGATTCCCGTTCCAGTATTTAAACCCAGCAGGGGTGTAGAGGAAGTCGGGAATTGGTTTTTCCGAAATATTTTTATACTTTCTCTCCTGTTTTTTTCACTTGCCCTTATACTGATTTTAACCTCTCATTCACGGGCGGAGGATTCAACGTTAATATCCTGCAGTGATGACAAGGGTGTCTTCAATATCATCGCTGAAAATGATCTTTGGGGAAACGGTACAGACAAGCACTTTACACATGGAACCCGGTTTTCATACGCTACTCCGAATGTTTCCGGTCTGTGTAAAGAGGAGGATCCCGGGCTGTGGGAAAAGGCAAGGGGTGTGGTGCAGGACCTGGTACCGAAAGTTCTTGAGCTGGAAAAAAGCCGGTTCAGCTTTGTACTTGGGCAAAGTATTTTCACGCCCGAGAATATCAGGATACCAAGCCTTATTTTGAATGACCGTCCCTACGCGGGTTGGTTGTATATCGGGTTTGGCTTTCTCGCGGAACGACCTGGTGTTTTTGGGGGTGATGCGTTCGATACATTTGAAGCGGATATCGGAGTTGTCGGTCCGGCCTCACTGGCGGAATATATCCAGGAAGGCTGGCACGATGTTATCAACACGACCGACCCGGAGGGTTGGGGAAATCAATTGGAGAACGAACCGGGTTTTCTTCTGACATACGAACGCAAGTGGAGATTTTATAAATCGGATCCACAGGCGGCAGGTTTGCAGTTGGATTTTATGCCGCACGCCGGTGTGGCCCTTGGTAATGTTTTCACCTATGGGGCAGTTGGAGCAACAGCCCGTATCGGCATGCATTTGGAGGCTGATTACGGTGCTCCGCGGATTCGACCTGGTGTGCAGGGCTCGGATTTTTTTGATCGGCCTAAAGGTGCTTTTGGTTGGTATGTCTTCGCCGGCGTGGAAGGGCGTGTGGTAGGCCGCAATGTTTTTCTCGACGGCAACACTTTCGAAAGCAGCCATAGCGTTGGTAAGAACACTTTTGTAGGAGATCTGCAAGTCGGGCTGGTCGTCACTTTTCGTGAATTCCGGTTGGCATTTACAAATATTTTCAGGACAGATGAGTTTGCAGGACAGAATGAGAGCGATGAGTTTGGGGCAATCAGTGCCTCATTTCGTTTTTGA
- a CDS encoding DUF2786 domain-containing protein → MEESTKDRILKLLELTRSENDGEALNALRKANDIREKEGLQWAELFQLSAPKSVLPPVFRNRPAPPKIVTVEMMFDQIFKRRLSDALHAKMEEMHYTYELTGQLSGDECSMLINTFNGNCA, encoded by the coding sequence GTGGAAGAATCGACTAAAGACCGGATCCTGAAACTCCTGGAGTTGACCCGATCTGAAAATGATGGTGAAGCTTTAAATGCACTTCGAAAAGCAAATGATATCCGCGAAAAAGAAGGGTTACAATGGGCGGAATTGTTTCAGCTATCAGCCCCGAAGAGCGTCCTTCCGCCGGTTTTCAGGAATCGGCCTGCACCTCCCAAAATCGTAACGGTGGAAATGATGTTTGATCAGATTTTCAAACGCCGTTTGAGCGATGCACTCCACGCAAAGATGGAAGAGATGCATTACACTTATGAACTGACCGGGCAGTTGTCCGGAGATGAATGCAGCATGTTGATCAACACGTTTAATGGGAATTGTGCGTGA
- a CDS encoding sigma-70 family RNA polymerase sigma factor, which yields MDSIDDKTKSEDLEEGDIEENPLDPEVLDLNDELGNEDPEDTGEKPDDGASGRNLPIPRPSGSLARLDPLAAYLNEIRSYKDLTEEEEHELAVKFKETGDVKAAYRLATHNLTLVVKIAMTYRREWENMMDLIQEGNVGLMKAVQHFDPFRGVRLPAYASWWIKAYILKFILDNWRLVKVGTTNTRRKLLYNLKKEKARLEEMGIDPTSKNLAEHFGVDEKEIIDVEASIGAADVAMDTPTHPDSALTPAQTISDGKTGHADEVVEENFFHVLREKIEGFMENLKPVERDLIATRILSENPRSLKEIGEDYGVTREAVRQSEQRLLKKMKLYLAEHLPEAEDYFNNS from the coding sequence ATGGACTCCATCGACGACAAAACTAAATCAGAAGATCTGGAAGAGGGGGATATTGAAGAAAACCCTCTTGACCCGGAAGTCCTCGACCTGAATGATGAGCTTGGAAATGAGGATCCGGAGGATACCGGCGAAAAGCCGGATGACGGGGCTTCCGGACGTAACCTGCCCATACCCCGCCCTTCTGGGTCACTGGCCCGGCTCGATCCGCTTGCGGCTTATTTAAATGAAATCCGATCCTATAAAGACCTCACCGAGGAAGAAGAGCATGAACTGGCGGTTAAGTTCAAGGAAACAGGCGATGTCAAAGCCGCCTACCGACTTGCAACCCATAACCTGACGCTGGTGGTGAAGATCGCCATGACCTACCGCCGGGAATGGGAAAACATGATGGATCTGATTCAGGAGGGCAACGTCGGCCTGATGAAAGCAGTCCAGCACTTTGATCCCTTTCGTGGGGTCCGCCTTCCAGCCTATGCGAGCTGGTGGATCAAAGCCTATATCCTCAAATTCATCCTGGATAACTGGCGTTTGGTTAAAGTGGGCACCACCAACACGCGGCGTAAACTTCTTTACAATCTGAAAAAAGAAAAAGCCCGCCTTGAGGAAATGGGGATCGATCCCACTTCTAAAAACCTGGCAGAACATTTTGGGGTGGATGAAAAGGAAATCATCGATGTGGAGGCGAGTATCGGAGCGGCGGATGTTGCCATGGACACCCCGACCCACCCGGACAGCGCACTCACCCCGGCCCAAACCATTTCCGATGGAAAAACAGGGCACGCGGATGAAGTGGTGGAGGAAAACTTCTTCCACGTACTCAGGGAAAAAATTGAAGGCTTTATGGAAAACCTCAAGCCTGTGGAGCGCGACTTGATCGCCACCCGGATTCTTTCAGAAAACCCACGCTCCCTGAAAGAAATCGGGGAAGACTACGGGGTCACGAGAGAGGCGGTTCGGCAGTCTGAACAACGGCTGCTCAAAAAAATGAAACTGTACCTGGCAGAGCATTTACCTGAGGCGGAGGATTATTTTAATAATTCATAA
- the fumC gene encoding class II fumarate hydratase codes for MEHRIETDSMGEIKVPADRYYGAQTARSLIHFNIGWETMPREIIRAMGILKKAAALTNAELSLLPQNKCDLIVQAADEVISGKLDNHFPLKVWQTGSGTQSNMNTNEVIANRGIEIAGGKMGSKDPVHPNDDVNRGQSSNDTFPTAMHIAAVERINEKLIPSIRKLRDALEEKVKEFEGIIKIGRTHLMDATPLTLSQEFSGYVTQMDNALQRIDACMPRLYQIALGGTAVGTGINTHKDFPVKVAAQIARLTDQPFITAPNKFEALAAHDAIVEASGVLKTIACSLMKIANDIRWLGSGPRCGIGELVLPANEPGSSIMPGKVNPTQSEALTMVAAQVIGNDVAVNVGGSSGNFELNVFKPVMIYNLLQSIRLISDACESFTDHCVVGIQPNKQRIEELLNQSLMLVTALNPHIGYDNAAKVAKKAYEDNTTLKHAAVDLGFLTESEFDEKVQPKNMTGPKN; via the coding sequence ATGGAACATCGGATTGAGACAGACAGCATGGGAGAAATCAAAGTTCCTGCCGATCGATATTATGGCGCGCAGACCGCACGGTCGCTCATCCATTTCAATATCGGCTGGGAAACCATGCCGCGCGAAATCATCCGGGCCATGGGAATTCTAAAGAAAGCCGCCGCGCTGACCAATGCCGAACTCAGTTTACTTCCCCAGAACAAATGCGACCTCATCGTGCAAGCGGCAGATGAAGTCATTTCCGGGAAACTGGACAATCATTTTCCTCTCAAAGTCTGGCAAACCGGCTCCGGCACGCAAAGTAACATGAACACCAACGAAGTCATCGCCAACCGGGGAATCGAAATCGCCGGTGGAAAAATGGGCAGTAAAGATCCGGTGCACCCTAATGACGATGTCAATCGCGGCCAGTCTTCCAACGATACTTTCCCGACAGCCATGCACATCGCCGCAGTTGAACGGATCAATGAAAAACTGATTCCTTCCATTAGAAAACTCCGCGATGCTCTGGAAGAAAAAGTAAAAGAGTTTGAGGGCATCATAAAAATCGGGCGAACCCATTTAATGGACGCCACTCCGTTAACACTCAGCCAGGAGTTTTCGGGTTACGTCACGCAAATGGACAATGCCTTGCAACGCATTGATGCCTGCATGCCGCGCTTATACCAGATTGCATTGGGCGGTACCGCGGTGGGTACCGGCATCAACACCCACAAGGATTTCCCAGTGAAAGTGGCAGCTCAGATTGCCCGGCTGACTGACCAGCCATTCATTACGGCACCCAACAAGTTTGAAGCCCTGGCCGCCCACGATGCCATTGTGGAAGCTTCCGGTGTCCTCAAGACGATCGCCTGCTCCTTGATGAAAATCGCCAACGACATTCGCTGGCTGGGCTCCGGGCCCCGCTGCGGCATAGGCGAACTGGTGTTGCCGGCAAACGAACCCGGCTCTTCGATCATGCCAGGTAAAGTCAACCCGACACAATCCGAGGCACTCACCATGGTGGCAGCCCAGGTGATCGGGAATGATGTTGCAGTTAATGTGGGAGGATCATCCGGAAATTTTGAGTTGAATGTTTTCAAGCCGGTGATGATTTACAATCTTCTCCAATCAATCCGTCTTATCTCAGATGCCTGCGAGTCTTTTACCGACCATTGCGTCGTGGGAATCCAACCAAACAAACAGCGTATTGAGGAACTCTTGAATCAATCGCTGATGCTTGTAACAGCACTCAATCCTCACATCGGTTACGACAACGCAGCGAAAGTGGCCAAGAAAGCCTATGAGGATAATACGACCCTTAAACACGCCGCGGTTGATCTGGGTTTCCTCACAGAATCGGAATTTGATGAAAAAGTTCAGCCCAAAAATATGACCGGTCCAAAAAATTAG
- a CDS encoding response regulator encodes MIPEALQKDVPIIIAEDDEDDYMLTLEALNEAGINSKVTWVKDGEELMEYLSNCDMEKRSLTGSQKPGLILLDLNMPRKDGREALQEIKSNAGYRKIPVVVLSTSKSETDIDHSYELGVNSFIQKPVRFNEFVEMVSVLSKYWFSTVQLPE; translated from the coding sequence ATGATTCCTGAAGCGCTCCAAAAAGATGTTCCCATAATCATCGCGGAAGATGATGAAGACGATTATATGCTGACCTTGGAAGCACTCAACGAGGCCGGGATCAATTCCAAAGTCACCTGGGTGAAAGATGGTGAAGAGCTGATGGAATATCTCTCCAATTGTGATATGGAAAAGCGTTCGCTGACCGGCTCACAAAAACCAGGGTTGATTCTCCTCGACCTCAACATGCCCAGGAAAGATGGTCGGGAAGCACTTCAGGAAATAAAAAGTAACGCCGGGTATAGAAAAATCCCGGTGGTCGTCCTTTCTACATCAAAATCCGAAACTGACATTGACCATTCCTACGAGTTGGGGGTCAATTCTTTTATTCAGAAACCCGTAAGGTTCAACGAATTTGTCGAAATGGTCAGTGTGCTTTCAAAGTACTGGTTTTCAACAGTGCAACTTCCGGAATGA
- a CDS encoding response regulator, producing the protein MILFIEQPLQILLVEDDEDDAFLIKDLMQEIAITPQPQVHFVTTGDDALELLKSQTIDLCIFDFRLGIQTGIDLLDQVRDAGCEAPVIFLTGQGDQETAVQAMKSGATDYMTKNNLSAETLFHSIRHATNLKKEEDLRKRAEAELRKSHDDLTQANEKLKKSLDKLQSAQDQIVRSEKLASVGRLAAGVCHEILNPLNIISGHVQALSLERENDKPLMEDFESVMEEIQRIEKIIGGLLKFSRKDEMVIKPANINEELDSVLSLTEKDMLINGIKVVRDYSVESLNIKFDANRMRQVFLNLINNARHAMEKGGTLTVSTSITLEKNEGGKRIKVPVDPASPNLTGGIPYLQIRFADTGTGIRKENLNKLFEPFFTTKPEDQGTGLGLSICYSIIEKHLGNLEVESEFGQGSTFIIELPINTSLESTPLQLSKGQG; encoded by the coding sequence ATGATTTTATTTATCGAACAACCTCTCCAAATTCTCCTTGTAGAAGACGACGAAGACGATGCATTCCTGATCAAGGACCTGATGCAGGAAATTGCCATCACTCCACAACCCCAGGTTCATTTCGTGACCACGGGCGATGATGCCCTTGAACTTCTAAAATCCCAAACCATAGACCTTTGTATTTTCGATTTTCGCCTGGGAATTCAAACAGGTATTGATCTGCTGGATCAGGTAAGAGATGCCGGTTGTGAAGCTCCGGTTATTTTTCTGACAGGACAGGGCGATCAGGAAACTGCGGTTCAAGCAATGAAAAGTGGAGCCACGGATTATATGACCAAAAATAATCTATCCGCTGAGACCCTTTTCCACTCTATCCGCCACGCAACCAACTTAAAAAAAGAAGAAGATTTAAGAAAACGCGCCGAAGCGGAATTGCGCAAATCTCATGACGACCTGACCCAGGCCAACGAAAAACTGAAAAAATCGCTTGATAAACTACAGAGTGCACAGGATCAAATTGTCCGCTCGGAAAAACTGGCCAGCGTCGGACGCCTGGCTGCAGGGGTTTGCCATGAAATCCTGAATCCATTGAATATTATTTCCGGACATGTTCAGGCTCTTTCTTTGGAGCGGGAAAATGACAAGCCCCTCATGGAAGACTTTGAATCTGTAATGGAAGAGATTCAACGGATAGAAAAAATTATCGGGGGCCTACTCAAATTTTCACGCAAAGATGAGATGGTGATCAAACCAGCAAATATCAATGAAGAACTTGATTCCGTTCTGTCGCTGACAGAAAAGGATATGTTGATCAATGGAATTAAAGTTGTTCGCGATTACTCAGTCGAATCCCTCAATATCAAATTCGATGCCAACCGGATGCGCCAGGTTTTTCTGAATTTAATCAATAACGCCCGGCATGCAATGGAAAAAGGCGGCACACTCACAGTCAGCACCAGCATTACATTGGAAAAAAATGAAGGCGGTAAAAGGATCAAGGTACCCGTCGATCCCGCATCTCCCAATCTGACGGGGGGAATACCTTACCTGCAAATCCGTTTCGCAGATACAGGAACAGGTATCCGAAAAGAAAACCTCAACAAATTGTTTGAACCCTTCTTCACAACCAAACCCGAAGACCAGGGTACCGGTCTGGGCCTCTCCATTTGTTATTCCATAATTGAAAAACATCTTGGCAATCTGGAAGTCGAAAGTGAATTTGGCCAAGGCTCCACATTCATCATTGAACTGCCAATAAATACCTCTCTGGAATCCACTCCCCTTCAATTAAGCAAAGGCCAGGGTTAG
- the flgL gene encoding flagellar hook-associated protein 3, with protein sequence MVDRVTNQAMQATALQNIFRITEGLFKANERIATGKRINNLSDDPTALRDSLSLKNSITQVNQFRRNIDNNTVFLQNADTALNSIGLGLIRARELSLGSLAGTDSAETRQFAAIELGNIIDQALQSANSRVKNNFLFSGTESRTEPFLKTAGSGVVYQGNSQRFEIQIANNSSVPLTLPGSEMLATDLNPILTGTTQLSNLNAGAGVPSGTFSITDRAGNSANINVAAGADINTVIGAINGAGLNVTAAINAQRNGLVLADSSTTIVGSLTVAEVGNGTTAQALGIEGRIDGNLQGRDIDPGVTGNTLISELNNGQGINLGSINIVNGATSGIVNLSAASTLNDVLTTINGAGLNVTATINSRGNALQVNSNSASSAAIIRDIGNGKTAEALGLGGGRNVFVVMSKLKEALEKDDTFGILASLDTLETTQTQLNNARAELGSIQRRLEATERIHESDVVTQTEQLSTVADADITEEASNVAQLDFALRATLNTSARILQPSLLDFLR encoded by the coding sequence ATGGTAGACAGAGTCACCAATCAAGCGATGCAGGCAACCGCCTTGCAAAATATCTTCCGGATCACGGAGGGGTTGTTCAAGGCTAACGAACGTATCGCCACAGGTAAGCGCATCAACAATTTGTCGGATGACCCAACGGCTTTACGTGACTCGTTAAGTTTAAAAAACTCGATTACCCAGGTTAATCAGTTCCGCCGCAACATCGACAACAACACCGTGTTTCTGCAAAACGCAGATACAGCTCTCAATTCGATTGGTCTTGGTTTGATACGGGCACGTGAGTTGAGTCTGGGTTCTCTTGCCGGAACCGATTCCGCTGAGACCCGTCAATTTGCAGCCATTGAACTTGGTAACATCATTGACCAGGCCCTCCAGTCAGCCAATTCGAGAGTCAAAAATAACTTTTTATTCTCAGGAACCGAATCGCGAACCGAGCCATTTTTGAAAACGGCTGGATCCGGGGTGGTGTACCAGGGCAATTCCCAGCGGTTTGAAATTCAGATTGCGAACAATTCCAGCGTGCCGCTGACACTTCCCGGGTCGGAGATGTTGGCAACGGACCTCAATCCAATTCTCACCGGAACCACTCAGCTTTCCAACCTGAATGCCGGAGCGGGTGTACCCTCCGGAACATTTTCCATTACCGATCGGGCCGGCAATTCCGCGAACATTAATGTAGCGGCTGGTGCTGATATCAACACTGTTATTGGAGCCATCAACGGTGCCGGCCTCAATGTAACGGCTGCAATCAATGCTCAAAGGAATGGTCTGGTTTTGGCCGATTCCAGCACGACCATCGTTGGTTCGCTGACGGTTGCGGAAGTCGGGAATGGGACAACAGCACAGGCTTTGGGAATAGAGGGTCGTATTGATGGCAATTTGCAGGGTCGCGATATTGACCCAGGGGTAACAGGCAATACGCTGATTTCAGAACTGAATAATGGTCAGGGGATCAATCTGGGGTCCATCAATATTGTCAATGGCGCGACCTCCGGTATCGTAAATCTCAGTGCGGCCTCAACTTTAAATGATGTCCTCACCACTATTAATGGTGCGGGTTTGAATGTTACAGCTACCATTAATTCCCGGGGCAATGCTCTTCAGGTCAATTCCAATAGCGCCTCCAGTGCTGCCATCATACGCGATATTGGCAATGGAAAAACTGCAGAAGCCCTGGGTTTGGGGGGTGGCCGAAATGTATTTGTGGTCATGAGTAAATTAAAGGAGGCCCTGGAAAAAGATGACACCTTTGGTATCCTGGCTTCCCTCGATACTCTTGAGACGACTCAGACTCAGTTGAACAACGCGCGCGCAGAATTAGGTTCCATTCAGCGAAGACTGGAAGCCACTGAACGGATCCATGAATCTGATGTTGTGACGCAAACGGAACAATTATCCACTGTGGCGGATGCGGACATTACCGAGGAAGCCTCAAACGTTGCTCAACTCGATTTTGCCTTAAGGGCAACCCTCAACACCTCTGCGCGAATTCTCCAACCCAGCTTGCTCGATTTCCTCCGTTAA
- the flgK gene encoding flagellar hook-associated protein FlgK yields the protein MTTSIFSIMTEGKRSLLAQQLAIEVTGNNIANVQTPGFTRQTVNLENSTPRQIGLGQLGTGVNVKSITRNFDRFVFAQTLTESTPMGNFKIRKEGFDRLELLFNETTGRSINTEMNNLFSSFEDLAANPTGLPERTTIQGNARSLSLAFNTIGNTIFQERQNLDLMVQDTVSEINSLLSGIAQLNRTIFQNENIGTTSTANDLRDERDRMLKDLSQFIDATLVDEQNNQVRLTLADGTPLVLGLTDFPLSTQLNGDNSGFKDILVSDGQNGTVNITNQINGGKLRGLLDLRDRDVPAIKDQFDRLAAGLVREFNRVHREGFGLDGGSGRDFFTTLQPTVRSSVMNTGSAVVSMTNASPTTASIDQYQMRFTGAGSFDLINQTTGAASGTFVFTPGSTFNLANGLAVTITGAAAAGDIVNFSVSEDAAAKLSLDTTIAVDGSKIAAGLNGTGDGKNATRMSQLQNDLLFDGNSLVNSGSGAFTFGEFYNSLVSGIGVDSRSIQSAVTAQEGVMLQLNNRRESLSGVSIDEEMINLIKFQQAFAAAARLINVAEEMLDVLANRI from the coding sequence ATGACAACAAGTATTTTCAGCATAATGACTGAAGGCAAGCGAAGCCTGCTTGCACAACAGTTGGCGATTGAAGTCACCGGTAACAATATCGCCAATGTCCAGACACCGGGATTCACCCGGCAAACGGTCAACCTGGAAAACAGCACTCCCCGGCAGATCGGTCTCGGCCAGCTTGGTACCGGGGTGAACGTTAAAAGTATCACCCGAAATTTCGATCGGTTTGTGTTTGCGCAGACGCTTACAGAATCGACGCCTATGGGCAATTTCAAGATCCGCAAAGAAGGCTTTGATCGTCTTGAATTGTTGTTTAATGAAACGACCGGTCGAAGCATCAACACAGAAATGAACAATCTGTTCAGTTCTTTTGAGGATCTTGCGGCAAATCCGACAGGGTTGCCGGAACGTACGACTATCCAGGGCAACGCACGATCGCTGTCGCTTGCCTTCAATACGATAGGCAACACCATTTTTCAGGAACGGCAGAACCTGGACCTGATGGTTCAGGACACGGTTTCGGAAATCAACTCCCTGCTGAGCGGAATTGCCCAGTTAAACCGCACCATTTTTCAAAATGAAAATATAGGGACCACGTCTACCGCTAACGATCTGCGAGATGAACGGGACCGCATGCTGAAAGATTTATCGCAGTTTATTGATGCAACCCTGGTGGATGAACAGAATAATCAAGTACGCCTGACCCTCGCGGATGGCACCCCGCTGGTACTGGGTCTGACCGATTTTCCTCTAAGCACGCAGCTCAATGGTGATAACAGTGGTTTCAAAGACATTCTGGTTTCCGACGGGCAAAACGGGACCGTCAATATCACGAATCAGATCAACGGTGGAAAGCTAAGGGGCCTGCTGGATTTGCGAGACCGGGATGTTCCGGCGATCAAGGATCAATTCGACCGGTTGGCGGCAGGCCTGGTGCGTGAGTTCAATCGAGTGCATCGCGAAGGTTTTGGACTTGACGGAGGTTCAGGCCGTGATTTTTTCACCACATTGCAACCGACGGTTCGTTCCAGCGTGATGAATACAGGTTCCGCAGTAGTGTCGATGACCAACGCAAGTCCAACGACAGCATCAATTGATCAATACCAGATGCGTTTCACCGGTGCAGGGTCTTTTGACCTGATAAACCAGACGACCGGGGCAGCGTCTGGAACTTTTGTATTCACACCCGGAAGCACATTCAATTTGGCTAATGGGCTTGCCGTCACCATTACCGGTGCCGCGGCAGCGGGAGACATCGTCAACTTTTCGGTATCAGAAGATGCCGCCGCCAAATTATCACTCGACACCACTATTGCCGTTGATGGATCAAAAATAGCCGCGGGGCTGAATGGAACCGGGGATGGGAAAAATGCCACTCGCATGTCCCAGCTACAGAACGATTTGTTATTTGATGGCAACTCGCTGGTCAACTCGGGTTCCGGCGCTTTTACCTTTGGAGAATTTTACAATTCTCTGGTGAGCGGGATCGGAGTCGATTCACGATCCATCCAATCGGCGGTCACAGCACAGGAAGGTGTCATGCTTCAATTGAACAACCGGCGGGAGAGTTTGTCGGGGGTTTCAATCGATGAAGAAATGATCAACCTGATTAAATTCCAGCAAGCGTTCGCCGCCGCCGCGCGTTTGATCAATGTGGCTGAAGAAATGCTCGATGTGCTGGCCAATAGAATTTAG
- a CDS encoding flagellar protein FlgN, protein MSDSFEQLDHLVEQKTVFYGQLIDILNEEWRHIGDNSLEKLETLLARKESLLITIQELNIKREQVVRDIAVTYGLDPENITLKDIIAIPGNRFKSRLQHFRRVLRSQIDTINRMNLANRKLVRQSARTVKDSIEYLVETGPQHTPYNTRGDVADAPLEGRMVRTSA, encoded by the coding sequence ATGAGTGACTCTTTTGAACAGTTAGATCATCTTGTCGAACAGAAGACAGTATTTTACGGACAATTAATTGATATTTTGAACGAGGAGTGGCGGCATATCGGGGACAACTCCCTTGAAAAGCTGGAAACCCTGTTGGCCCGCAAGGAATCTCTCCTCATCACTATCCAGGAACTCAACATCAAGCGGGAGCAGGTGGTACGCGATATTGCCGTTACCTATGGTTTGGATCCTGAAAACATTACGCTTAAGGATATCATTGCTATCCCGGGAAACCGGTTCAAATCCAGGTTGCAACATTTCCGCCGGGTATTGCGCTCGCAGATCGACACAATTAACCGGATGAACCTGGCCAACCGGAAACTGGTGCGCCAGTCTGCACGAACAGTAAAGGATTCGATTGAATATCTGGTGGAAACCGGACCTCAACACACACCTTACAACACCCGGGGCGATGTGGCTGACGCTCCGCTCGAAGGCCGCATGGTGCGCACCAGCGCATAG